In one window of Brachyhypopomus gauderio isolate BG-103 chromosome 16, BGAUD_0.2, whole genome shotgun sequence DNA:
- the LOC143478203 gene encoding myeloid cell surface antigen CD33-like isoform X2: MMAVRVRSVFYWLCLQVSFVSVLSDTWKAEVVPKIDALVKSCVVVPCTYNYPGMSLPTSQLRAIWHKKDQKEYIYHKDSTLVADNFKGRTKLIGDLGQKNCTLEIDGVKDHDNGPFCFRIEIPDLDKFSFVEQCVTISMISTGPQPELQYKKSFEEGQPAILKCNIRYTCPSHPPSLTWSRRNEFAEVSYKVQQAGVWEMESLLSFSATEQDDHTDITCKADFHGGLTTEATGQIYVKKQSGKPISYIIPVAAVIGTSILFGVVCFFMVKKYKRQIQELQSRNENGIWSRMSRMSQRFRSRYRRDTDMQVANRSNNF; the protein is encoded by the exons AT GATGGCTGTACGAGTGAGATCTGTGTTCTACTGGCTTTGCCTTCAAG TGAGCTTTGTCTCTGTGCTTTCTGATACATGGAAAGCAGAGGTTGTCCCTAAAATTGATGCGCTAGTCAAGTCTTGTGTTGTGGTGCCCTGTACTTACAACTACCCTGGGATGAGTCTTCCAACCTCACAATTGAGGGCAATCTGGCACAAGAAGGATCAGAAAGAATACATCTATCATAAAGATTCAACACTGGTTGCAGACAACTTCAAGGGCCGCACAAAACTAATTGGAGATCTGGGTCAGAAAAACTGCACCTTGGAGATAGATGGAGTTAAAGACCATGACAACGGCCCATTTTGCTTTAGGATTGAAATCCCAGATCTAGACAAATTTTCATTTGTGGAACAATGTGTCACCATCTCTATGATAT CTACTGGCCCTCAACCAGAGCTGCAATACAAAAAATCTTTTGAGGAGGGACAACCTGCTATCTTGAAGTGTAACATCAGATACACCTGTCCATCCCACCCCCCCAGCCTCACATGGAGCCGTCGAAATGAATTTGCTGAAGTCAGTTACAAGGTCCAGCAGGCAGGCGTATGGGAGATGGAGTCACTCCTGAGTTTCAGTGCAACAGAGCAGGATGATCACACAGACATCACCTGCAAAGCCGATTTCCACGGTGGCTTGACAACGGAAGCTACAGGACAGATATATGTCAAAAAACAATCGG GTAAAcccatctcttacatcataCCTGTGGCTGCAGTGATTGGAACCTCCATTTTGTTTGGAGTGGTGTGTTTCTTCATGGTGAAGAAATATAA GAGACAGATTCAAGAGCTCCAGTCTAGAAATGAGAATGG AATTTGGAGTCGTATGTCCAGAATGTCCCAAAGG